One Odocoileus virginianus isolate 20LAN1187 ecotype Illinois chromosome 6, Ovbor_1.2, whole genome shotgun sequence DNA segment encodes these proteins:
- the TBC1D21 gene encoding TBC1 domain family member 21 produces MTTLSPENSLSARQSASFILVKRKPPIDKTEWDGFFDENGHLAKSRDFICVNILERGLHPTVRTEAWKFLTGYYSWQSSQDERLTVDSTRRKNYEALCQMYQKIQPLLENLHRNFIETRNNITHDIKKLCDKDPLGNVLINKKRLEKILLLSYVCNTQAEYQQGFHEMVMIFQLMVEHDHETFWLFQFFLQKTEHSCVINIGVGKNLDMLNTLINFLDPVFAEHLKGKGAGAVPSLFPWFCLCFQRAFKTFDDVWRLWEVLLTGKPCRNFQVLVAYSMLQMVRQQVLQESMTGDDILLACNNLIDLDADELISAACIVYAELIQKDVPQSLKDFFL; encoded by the exons ATGACCACCCTCTCTCCCGAAAACAGTCTCTCTGCCAGGCAGTCGGCCTCCTTCATCCTG GTGAAGAGAAAACCACCCATTGACAAGACGGAATGGGATGGCTTCTTTGACGAGAACGGTCACTTGGCCAAGTCACGAGACTTCATTTGTGTCAACATCCTGGAAAGG ggCCTGCACCCCACGGTGAGGACAGAAGCCTGGAAGTTCCTCACGGGCTACTACTCGTGGCAGAGTTCCCAGGATGAGCGGCTCACGGTGGACAGCACAAGGAG GAAGAACTATGAGGCCTTATGCCAGATGTACCAGAAGATTCAGCCCCTTCTGGAAAACCTGCACCGGAACTTCATAGAGACTCGGAACAATATCA CACACGACATTAAAAAACTCTGTGACAAAGACCCCCTGGGCAATGTCCTCATCAATAAGAAGAGGCTGGAGAAGATCCTGCTCCTGAGTTATGTCTGCAACACTCAAGCAG AGTACCAGCAGGGCTTCCATGAGATGGTGATGATTTTCCAGCTGATGGTAGAACATGACCATGAGACCTTCTGGCTTTTCCAGTTCTTCCTACAGAAAACG GAGCACAGCTGTGTCATCAACATCGGGGTAGGCAAGAACCTCGACATGCTCAACACCCTGATCAACTTCCTGGATCCCGTGTTCGCTGAGCACTTAA AAGGGAAGGGTGCGGGGGCTGTGCCATCCCTCTTCCCCTGGTTCTGCCTCTGCTTTCAACGTGCCTTCAAGACCTTCGACGACGTCTGGAGGCTCTGGGAG GTGCTGCTCACAGGGAAACCCTGCAGGAACTTCCAGGTGCTGGTGGCCTACAGCATGCTGCAGATGGTGCGCCAGCAGGTGCTACAGGAGAGCATGACGGGCGACGACATCCTCCTG GCCTGCAACAACCTCATTGACCTCGATGCCGACGAGCTGATCTCCGCTGCCTGCATAGTTTACGCTGAGCTCATCCAGAAGGAT gtTCCTCAGTCGTTAAAGGATTTCTTTCTCTGA
- the SDR39U1 gene encoding epimerase family protein SDR39U1 — protein MRVLVGGGTGFIGTALTQLLKARGHEVTLISRKPGPDRITWDELTTSGLPRCDAAVNLAGENILNPLRRWNAAFQKEVLSSRLETTQMLAGAIAKAPQPPQAWVLVTGVAYYQPSLTAEYDEDSPGGDFDFFSNLVTKWEAAARLPGDSTRQVVVRSGVVLGRGGGAIGHMLLPFRLGLGGPIGSGHQFFPWIHIRDLAGILAHALETSHVQGILNGVAPASSTTNAEFARALGAALGRPAFIPLPSAVVQAVFGQERAVMLLEGQKVIPRRTLAAGYQYSFPELGAALKEVIA, from the exons ATGCGAGTTCTTGTGG GTGGCGGGACGGGCTTCATTGGGACAGCCCTAACCCAGCTGCTGAAGGCCAGGGGCCACGAAGTGACGTTGATCTCCCGAAAGCCAGGGCCAGATCGGATCACGTGG GATGAGCTCACGACGTCGGGGTTGCCCCGCTGCGATGCTGCAGTCAACCTGGCGGGAGAGAACATCCTCAACCCTCTCCGCAG ATGGAATGCAGCCTTTCAAAAAGAAGTTCTCAGCAGCCGCCTGGAGACCACCCAAATGCTGGCTGGAGCCATAGCCAAGGCCCCACAACCCCCCCAAGCCTGGGTCTTAGTCACAGGTGTAG CTTACTACCAGCCCAGCCTGACTGCGGAGTACGATGAGGACAGCCCAGGAGGGGATTTCGACTTTTTTTCCAACCTCGTAACCAAATGGGAAGCTGCAGCCAGGCTTCCTGGAGATTCTACACGCCAGGTGGTGGTGCGCTCTG GGGTTGTGCTGGGCCGTGGAGGTGGTGCCATTGGTCATATGCTGTTGCCTTTCCGCCTGGGCCTGGGGGGCCCCATTGGCTCAGGCCACCAATTCTTCCCCTGGATTCACATCAGAGACTTGGCGGGAATCCTGGCCCATGCCCTTGAAACAAGCCATGTGCAGGGGATCCTAAATGGAGTGGCTCCCGCCTCCTCCACGACCAACGCTGAGTTTGCCCGGGCCTTGGGCGCAGCCCTGGGCCGCCCAGCCTTCATCCCTCTCCCCAGTGCCGTGGTACAAGCTGTCTTTGGGCAAGAACGTGCCGTCATGCTGCTGGAGGGCCAGAAGGTGATCCCACGGCGGACACTGGCTGCTGGCTaccagtattctttcccagaGCTGGGGGCTGCCTTGAAGGAAGTCATAGCCTAA